ATGCCatgacaacggtcaccacagcAACGCCATCACAGGTAGAGCAGTCGCAGCCCTCTGAGAGTTCCCGGCCCGCCTCTGACTCGGAAGACATGTTGTGGGAGGAGTTCCTGCAAGGTCCTGACTCCGCCTCATCCGCAAGCAGCTATAGTGAGGAGGAAGGACTTCACCATCATAACCACACCGTTCCTCCACCCGCTGTCCTCACGAGTGACGATGAAGAGGCCTTCTCACAGGTGGGTGCCATACGGCGATTTTATAATGGGGACCATCTTAGACGTTCTGCTCATTAGCTGATTAACAATCCCTCTTAAATGTGTTTCGGCAGGGCTACTTCACACCCGAGGTTGAGAAACGTTATGGACCTTGCGTGAAGCGTGGTCATGGGAAGATGCTGATAACACTGTTTCTCTGTGACGTCCCCAGCACCAGCTTTCCTGGCTGCAGGTGTGCCACCCTTCTGAAGACCGAGTCAGCGCCATCATCTGGGAGCAGGGCGAGTGCAAGAAGGCCGACATGTCTGTGCTGGAGATCAGCGGCATCATCCTGACACGGGTAAAAGCCCCTGCTGACATCACCCTCGCTcacaccctctgtgtgtgtgtgtgtcaggtggacTTGGAGGTACCACCGAAAGCATGGCGAACCTCTGCCTTTGGCCGTACCGGTCCTCCGACCCCGTTCCCCTGCCGTTGAGCAAGGCACCAAGCGCGGTGGAAGCTTCGGAACGTGTTGCCATCGGTCCCGCGTGCTACCttgctgtctgtgtgcaggtgAAGCTGGTGGAGCAGGGACTGGGCTACCTGGTTCTGGGAGGGCTCATCACGGCCACGCTGACCCTCCTCCCCTTCTGCTTCCGGCTGACCCAGCAGCTGGATGCCATGCGTCTCACCTCCGTAACCCTGCGAGAACTGGTCGTCATGGCTGCCGGGATGCCTAGCCTTTTCtcatgcatgtttttctttatcaCTGCTGTGGAGAGAGTCTTCCTCACAAGCCTCTTCTTCTTCATGATGTGTGTTGCTGAGAGGACTTACAAACAGGTGGGGGCGCCATTTTGAACTGTGTACAGGAGAAGTGTAAAACGCGTTAGTGAGATTAATGCAATGAATTTAGAATCATTTCCCCTGCTCACCTGATTCAGTGTTCAAAGGGAAATTCGGTAGTATATGTTCATTGGTACAGTTATCCAGTTAATATATTTGGAAagtataataaaattaatttctgcAAAGGAGTATGATTATTGTGACATTTTAGATGAAAAATTCCAAAGAATAATGTGTACAATGCAAAACTGGTTGATGCATGGAAAATTACATGTACTTTTAGTTGCTGTTTTGGGTCAGAGAATTTTAGCCACACTAATTTGAACAAAGTGAGGGTGTGGCATAGGTGGGAGAATGAAAGCATGGCTGTAGAGCTGAGAAAAATTTAGAGTATTTACAGTCGTATTGCAGCAGATGCCACAGAGAAGAACTCAACCAAGGTCCCTCAACTGAGGGTGATCGTATCTACATGCATGACCGGGAACATTTGTGCAGTTACTTCAGAGCAGATGTACAATTAATCTTCTCTTTATTTTCAATTGACAGCAACACAGTGTTGTTTCCACACGCTTTAGTTTCAGTAGTGAACATCATAAACACTTTCTGTACATTCCCAGAATGAATTAAACAGTCTTAATGAAGTTTCTTAGTGAACTTGCCTTTTAATCTATTCAGTTGACGAATCAATACCTTAGTCACCTGCCTTTAAGTTTGTATTCACCGAAGACATGATCGCATGACCACGCAAGGTTGTATGCAGGCAAACCTGCCACatcctgtttatttctgtgccCCAGTGTGACATCCCTCCTCTCTGTGATGTCATCCACAGCGGCTCCTCTTTGCCAAGCTCTTCAGTCACATAACGTCAGCACGCAAAGCCAAGAAATCGGAGATCCCTCACTTCCGACTGAAAAAAGTGCAGAACATCAAGATGTGGCTGTCGCTCAGATCTTTCCTCAAGGTCTGTCTCTAAAACTGAAGGTCCACCTAAACGTGGACAGTCAGCCCAGCACCTGGGTCCATGTGACTCCATGTAGACTTTGTAtttcctgctcctgttctcCATGGAATCCTCCAGATGGAATAGGAGTAGCGGGGCAAGAATTTGACAGACGGTTCAAACGACTCCTGAAATGCCCATTTCTCTCTCCGCAGAGACGAGGGCCCCAGCGCTCGGTGGACGTCATCGTgtcctccatctttctcctgGCGCTGTCCATTGCCTTCACCATCTGTGCTCAGGTCAGCCAGTGCTCAACCCGAAGTGTTTGCGACCAAGTGCGTTGTTCTTATCTGTGGTGTTCATGCATAttaacagcaacacacaaaagTGAAACAACATGAGTGGTCAGCAGATTGGAGAAGATGGGTTTCAGGTCAGCATAGCTTCTGCAGTGGCAGCGCGTGCAGTACCTTCAGTGTGTGcggtttgtgtgttctgtggttgCAGCTGCTGCACAGTCACCACACGTTCCTGGACTGGGAGAGCAACTGGGAGCTGCTGGTGTGGGGCGTAGCTCTGCTCGGCTTCCTGCTGCGGCTGGCCACGCTTGGTACAGAgaccaaccacaaatacagcAATGCCTCCGTACTGCTCACTGAGCAGGTATACACACCTTCAGAACTGGCACTGAACCGGTTACCCACAAACCCAGAGCAAGATATCTGCTCTCCTTATTGAAAAGACAGTAAAGTCATCAGGGGTGTTCGGCGCATCTGTGATCTTCTTTTTAAAGTCGGTCATAAATCACTCAGACATACCAGCCTAGAGCAAAAAGGTCAGTACATGCTCGTTAAACAGGTGATGGCATACTGTGGTTTTCAGTGAGAAAGCAATTGGTGTTAAATACATTGTCAAAAAAGCAACTACCTAAACTCTCActcgcaggcacacacacagtaatacatcTGCATCCCTCACGCATTGCTAAGCACAGTCATTTGACACAATTGAACCATGTATTCCAAGTGAAGTCAAATGAAGTGAATCCTGAGTGAGTTTCATGGTTTTTTCCCCTATTTTGTTTGCTGTGACTTTTTTACAGATAAACTTGTACCTTAAGATGGAGAAGAAACCTGCCAAGAAAGATGAGCTGAGTATCGTCAACAATGTGCTAAAACTGGCCACAAAATTACTGAAGGTAAGCATTAATACCACCTATCATCTATAACCTTTAAACTATCCATCTTCAGCTATCATCATCCATGATCACTCGTGTCATCATAATTTATATCTACCAACAGTAAACCaatgttgtatttgttttattttttaatggtttgtaatatttgtttttaaaatatattgatacatgttatgtagttttgtttgtAAGTTTAGTAGTCATAGTACAGTACCCAGACTTGTagacaaatatatatgtacGACATCTATTGGCTTGTTTCACAAGCCTGAAGTTTTTCTTgcaccacacacaaaatatttgcagaaaatattttagatcTAATGGTTATTCTTATTTATAAAACCAAAACTATTTTAGCTTCATTTGCAATTTgatccatttattttatttatattaatgaaaaatatattaatgttttttcttcaaaagTTATTCCACCCAATAAATTTCCTAAAGCTCGAGTGGCATTTGAGTCTTACTTTCTGTGTGGTATCATCCTTGTTAAACCCCATCTTTTAGGAGTTGGACACCCCATTTCGTCTGCTGGGGCTGACGGTGAACCCCCTCATTTACAACATCACCCGTGTGGTCATCCTGTCCGCCATCTCTGCTGTGGTCAGTGACCTGCTGGGCTTCAATATCCGAGTGAGTGGGAGAACATTCACGCACAAACCCCAACACAGTCTGTGGGTCTCCCCTCCACCTTTTCAACAGATACCACTGCACTCTGTACTAAAAAATGTTTCCCAGCTCAGTGGACAGGACCCTCGAGACCACTGAGGGTTTCGCTCTGTCCCAGTTTCCATCACCCCAGATCCGTTCCATTGAGAACACTGTCTGGTCCGCTGGAAGCTGGGTTAGAGCAGAGAGATGAACCGTTCGCTGGGACATGAGTACTGGGTTGAGAATCAGAGATGTCCTTGCTGTGCTTAACCATGCAACGCCTTCTGCTCCTTGTAGCTCTGGAAGATCAAGCCATGATGTGAAGCAGCTGAGGCAGTTCCTGTGTGCTGGGCAAAGCGTCGGCCTTCTGCCGTGCCGGaggacagagcactcaaacaTTCACACCGCTGTGCAAATCTACTGACCAAATCTATGCATTACTGGGCCACCGTCACCTGTGCTCCACAGCCAGGCTTGATGCATCTGGAAACAACTTTGGGGTCTTTCACATATAGTTAGTTGTCCTGGTGTGGTTAAATCCTATAGTATTTAATATGCTTaagatgcaaacacacactaaataaagtttttaaGTACAGCATGTTGGTTGAgatgcaaatttaaaaaatgttagcTTTCCAGCTTCTAGTTAGTGGGGGAAAATTCTCAACATATTAAGCCCATGTGTAAACAGGGGGCCTCTGTTTTTAGATTCTGGACCAACGGTAACCACCAGGATTCTCTTATGCCAGAGTACGTTTGTGCTAACGCTAATTTCTCAGCATGTCACATGTTACAGGAAGCAACGACATATATGTGAAAGTTTCCAGCCAGAATGAATTCTAGCATTTTCAGTGACTGTTTTTAGAAATTTGCTCTGTTGAGGACCCTGTGTCTCTGGCTGATTCCAGATGTGTTGGGAAGCTCTTTATGCCTTTGCCAATGTTGCTAGAAATGCAAACTGTTATGTTTAAGCATACATTCCATAATATGTCCTAAATTCCCAGAATCCTTTGCTTTTCAGGAATGCCACCCGATGAGAGAGCCACAGCTTCAAACATAACCACTAAGTGCCTTGTAAATATAAAGTATAGGTTTTGACAATCAAAACAAGCTATTTATGGGATTGCAGTTGTGTATTTAAAAAGGTACTGGAGAAATTGCACATTGTCTGGTTGGAGGCGCACTTCATTCAGTTCTTATTAAACTTTTTTCTAGTTGACACTTGTTtgtttaaattctgtttttaacaaATGCTTCATATTTGGCTACTCATTGTATTATGCTAATGTTTGGTATTTGTATGGAAGCCGGTTTGTGTCcacttgaacatttgtataGATGCTGTTTGCTTTGACACAGGTTTCAGTTTGAAGTcggttcattttttttcttttttctttttatgagtTTTCTTTACACAGCTCCCATATTACTATATAATTTTTTCCTTACTAGTAATATCTAATTACATTATTCGTGTCACTTTCCAAGATGCTTCATAAAGGATGTTGGGGAagaatatacactgcctggccaaacaaaggtcacacactaatatttttgtTGGACCACCTTCAGCTTTGATtccggcacgcattcgctgtggtaTCGTTTCCataagcttctgcaatgtcacaacatttatttctgtccagagttgcattaattccCCTCCCCctagatcttgtattgatgggtAATTtagaccactgcgcaaagtcttctccagcacatcccaaagattctcaatggggttcaggtctgaactctggtggccaatccatgtgtgaaaatgatgtctcttgctccctgaaccactgaACTGCGCAATATTCGCAGTAATACGGTAAGTGCGGTGACGCGCCTCTAGCATGATTTGGCTGGATGTCAAGTGCGTCGCCGGTTTGAGCGATACTGCCGGACGTCGATCCTGATACTCGAGTCGTGGGCTTTAGCAACAATGAACCGGACTGATTAAAGGCGGTGAGTAGCGATGGTCCATTTTCTACTGCTTTTACGATATTTCCAGTGTCTTTAAGACCCGTGTAATATATTTCCACATGAAACTGAAcgcagtgatttatttatttttttaaccctACATCTTTACACATACAACCCAGTTACGTTCATGTAGGTGCTTTAAACGTACTCGGACCATCTTGATATCGGAAATAATGACGACGCTTACTCGAGGCTGCGGTTGTTGCAGATGCTGCTGTAGTTGACagttacagagaaagaaaaatatacttGTCGCTGAAAATGAGAGTGCATTTACTGATGCTAGTGCCTAAAATGACAGCACACGGGGAAGGAAAATTAAGTCTGCGCTTTGCGAAGTTGCTCAGTCGTGTTTCAAAGAGACTGCCTTAAATCTGCTCACCTGTTCTTTTCTGCAGGAGCTCGTTTTAGAAATCACTCGCGACTGCCCAGTGCGCGGTGGTCATGTTCTCGTAAAGCAGAAGGCTGCTGTCTTCCAGAATGTCTGCGTGTTTGCAGCGAGAAACCGGTCTCCCCGGATCCGGCGACGCCAAGAGAGCCGATACCAGAGCCAACGGGAAGAAATGCTGTAAGTGTACAGCCACCCGGTGTTTCCTGAGTCACTGCACTTTAATCTAGTTTGCATAATACAAAGAGAATATATACAGTTTCTAATGAAATCTTAGTGTGTTGAGTTTAGAAAGGATGGACACtgctctgaaaataaatgtgacCTGCGTTTGGATCCGCTTTGATGCGTGCGTATGTCTGTATCTTCAGCCTGGGCGTCTTACATGACCAACTCCCCAACGCTGATCGTCATGATTGGCCTTCCCGCTAGAGGCAAGACCTACATGTCCAAGAAACTCACTCGCTATCTCAACTGGATAGGAGTTCCAACAAAAGGTGtgaaggaacaggaacaggagcagaggGATTTACAAGTGTGTTTCTAAAACTATTCGCCAATAGTGCCTGacattactactattacttGATGTCGCTACTAGCCGAATATGTTGAGATCTAATCGTCGGAAAGCATGACTCGAGTACATGTGTAAGATGACCTGTTCAAACTTAAAATTGCTCATGGATTCCAAGACCCACATAATTTAGTGAATTAATCAGGAAGTCTGAAGCTGCAAATTCCATAAAAACCTGCCCAGTTCTTTTGCTCTCACTTTACCATTGGCATAAGTTGTCAAAGAGCTTTATTCCAATGAACAGGGAAACCCTGACATGCATTCTGTTCTCCTTGCAGTATTTAACCTGGGGGTCTACAGAAGGGATGCGGTCAAAGCCTACAAGTCTTATGACTTTTTTAGGCATGATAATGAAGAGGCCATGAGAATAAGAAAGTAAGTACGGTCTTTGTACATATGTATAAAATActgaccactttattaggtacacctagTATCCGGTTGGAcccccttttgccttcagaactgccttgATTCCTAatggcatagattcaacaaggtgctggaaacctTCCTCAGACACTgatccatattgacatgatacTATCACACAGatgctgcagatttgtcagctgcATGTTCATGACATGAATGTCCTGTTCCCGAATGTGCTCTGTTGTTTTGAGATCTTgtctgtggaggccatttgGGTGGTGAATTcgttgtcatgttcaagaaacaaGTTTGAGATGATTTTGAGCCTTGTGACTTGGGGCATGTtctgctggaagtagccatcagaagatggacACTCTGTGGTCGTAAAGGGATGGACGTGGTCAGCAACAGCACCCGGGTTGGCTGTGCAGTTTAAACGATGTTCGGTTGGTATTAAGGGCCCAacgtgtgccaagaaaacatctCCTACACCATCACCAGCCTAAGCCATTGAAGGCAGGTTGTAGCCTTGCTTTTATGTGGTTTACTCCAACCTCCGGCCATACCGTCTGAATGTCACGGCAGAATTTCATTTTGAACTTTGCCGGGTCCTCGTGATCATGTCTACCTGACGATGACGTACATCTCCCTTTTTTTTATTCTCCTTCCTTATTCTTTACCCTTTTTATTCTTCCGCACCAACTACAGTGTGGAGTCGACCCCCAAGTACTGGCATTAATTAAAAGGAGTATATAAATAATGTTgtaaaacactacaaaaatacgtttctgaaaaaataaaacaagacgAATCAGTGCACATATGAACAGAATATTGTCCACGATTGGCCCTCCCtagtctccatggtttccctgtctcatgtcattggttcattttctccattcttgttctagtccttgttttggttttcgcCTCActtgtgtatgtaaaccctgccTTTGTTACCTAAGTGCATTGAGTTGCCTCTATGTGATTGGCTGTTGAACCGATGTAACTAATAGGGTGGCACGTGTGGTCCACTGCTGTAAATGATATATGGATTTGGTGCTGTTTTTCACATGCCACCGTTGGGTGTGAGACTGACTCATATCTTTGTGGATGAAGCCAGTTTGATTGCGGGATAGTGTTGGCATAAACACCCCCCACTGGGGCTGTCGGAGCTTCTGCTTAGACTTCCCAGCAGAGgtgtgtttattatgtattaataTGGACTAAATAATGCATTCACTAAGATGTCACTCATCCAAACACCAGTTTGCAGAATTAGAATGGAAAAACCCTCTGTGCGTTTCCAAGCAGGCACACAATACTGCTTTCCATTGTGGTGTTCTGTGGTTTCTGTGATGGCATTGTTGTTAGGTTAATCCCAAAAGTTCACAAAAAGATGTccagtgggcagtggtagctcggtGGATAAGacacttgactagtaatcagaaggttgccagttgaagtcccttaaccctcaattactcaagttgtattcagtcagaattgcaagttgctttggataaaagcgtgagataaatgtaaatactctCCATTTTCTATCTCTAAAAAAatagcaaccccccccccccaaaaaaaaacaacaaaaaaacaaaacaaaaaaacacagacaaatgtcAGTGAAAACAGATTAATTATGGAGATGAATTTAACCACATTTAAAGTTCAGGGTagtttgtgtggtttgtttgtttgtttgttttttaaagttctttaagttttcttttttttaattaatgaagtGATTGCagaagcatatatatatatatatatatatatattatatatatatatatatatatatatatatatatatatatatatatatatatatatatatacccttttttcttattctttctcATTCCTTATTCTTTACCCTTTTATTTTCCTTACCAACTACAGTGTAGTAGTCGACCCCAAGTAGTGGCATTAAATTAAAAggagtatataaataaataatgttgtaaaacactacaaaaatacgtttatgaaaaaataaacaaaacaagacgaATCAGTGCACATATGAACAGAATATTGTCACGTTTGGCCCTCCCtagtctccatggtttccctgtctcatgtcattggttcattttctccattcttgttttggttttcacctcacttgtgtatgtaaaccctgtcttgttgccCAAGTGCATTTGCTGGTCATTGGTAATTCTAGCCTTTGTTTTCCAGCCTCTGGGTGTTAAATACTAGCTGCTCTTTGAGAGTCCCAGCCTCTGTGTTATTCCAAGCCCCTGTTTGTATTTGCTAGTGTTTAGTGGTAGTTTTTATATGTACTTGTACCTTTGTTATTGCCTGCATCCCGTCTGTCAtcatgtgattttgtttgtttgcttattatGTGTTCTTGCACATGTTgtgttggctcactgaccctggcCTGCTctaatgactctgattatggagTTGCCCTTAAGCTCACTGTTCAGCATGTGCGTCCGCCTCGTGGTCGCTCCACGtaacaaaaaattaaagtaataataattgtaaaaataatgcaagtgtttaaaaatgatcacAACGATACTGATATCTGGATTGAAAAAGATTTTTGTGCTGCTCTGGGTGGACTGGGCAATTCCATTTAGAAAAGTCCATCTATGTGCTAGCAATGACATGAAAGTAACTCTTATTCATTTAAGATTTTCCTTATTCCTGAAACCACAAATATGGCTGCTTTAGCACTGTCAAGTGACAGCCAAAACATGACCTAAGCCTGCCAGAAGCAGTTCTTCGAGTGCATTTCAGatacagacaaaacaataaGTTAGTGTGCTGCTATAGGAAAGAAGAGGGCCATTCTCCAATCTCTTCCACACCTGAGTACGCACCTTATGTCTGTCATCGTAGAAAACAGTCCACTGACACTTATTGAAAGCACGTTCTCATCTAAATTACGCAGTGACGGAGTACAAATGCGCACCTGTAACAAAGGCACAGACACCCGAAGGAGAAGATCCAATTGCAAAAGGTTTTTAGATTTCGGAGTAGATGGGAACTGAAGCAAGAGGTTTAAGGGCCTTGAGCGTTGCAAGTCTGGTAAGAGGAGTTTAGCTGACAATCTAGGTCAGGCTGTTCCGAAGCTGAAGACGAGGTGGAGTCTGGAAGgagtccaggggtcaggcaggagagaTGGTCTGTAAAACGGGCAGAGTTCGGAAACCAGGAAAACGCGTACAAGGAAGGCTGGGTATGTGACATGAGCGCTGCAATAATTGGCAAATGGAGCGTGAGGGAGAGGCGTAGTAAGGGAGAGAATGGTCAACCGGTGTGTCTAATATTCCGGCCAACCAGATCAGAGATGTTGGTGGGAGGAGTGAGCATGGCAGCGCTGGGATGAGCGGTGTTCAGCGAATCCGAGTCTGCACCCTTCCCATTGTTTCTACATACTGAGGATCTTCAGTCTTATTGTCACTGTTTTCCTAAATTATATCTAAATATTATTACTTTATGCGATGTGCTACAGGCACTGCGCCTTGGTAGCCCTGCGTGATGTGAAGACCTACCTGACTGAGGGAGGACAAATTGCAGTAAGCCGATACCATTTACGTTCTCTCTGATATTTTCAATGAGTTGACACTTACTACTTCTGATTAAACTTGCATATTTAATCAAGGTTCTCTCTTTTTGAGGTCTTTGATGGTACCAACACTACCCGGGAGAGGCGCGACCTCATCCTGAATTTCGTGAAGGAGAACGCATTTAAGGTGCCGCAAATATACAGGAGCTTTCCTTTACAGGGGAACTGCACTACACCTTACTGAAATCAGCTGTGCTTACCTGTACAGGTGTTTTTCGTGGAGTCGGTCTGTGATGACCCAGATGTTATTGCTGCTAACATCTTAGTAAGTCAAACCTTGAACGTTTGAAACGGCCTTCGTGGTAGTAGATGGGATGTTAGAAGTGTCTGACAAACATGGTGGAATTGTGCTTAGTGTGTTCAGATGATCAGTGTCTATGTACAGGAAGTGAAGGTGTCAAGTCCAGATTACCCAGaagcacacagagaaagggTCATGGATGACTTCCTGAAACGCATTGAGTGCTACCAAGTGACCTACCAGCCACTAGACCCTGACGACTACGACAAGTAAGGCCATCCAGTGAAGATAAAACTAAGCCTTCCGTTTAAAAAACTGCTTTGCACAGAAAATCATATATACTTAATCTGCATGCTGGATTCTTATTGTGCAAGTTCTCAGTCGTTTAATGCAAGGAAATGTGCATCATGCATACCTGCATCTCTTCCAGATACCTGTCCTTCATAAAAGTGATGAACGTGGGCCGCCGCTTCCTGGTGAACCGCGTGCAGGACTACATCCAGAGCAAGATCGTCTACTATCTCATGAACATCCGCGTGCACTCGCACTGCATCTACCTGTGCCGGCACGGCGAGAGTGACCACAACGTGCAGGCCCGCATCGGCGGCGACTCGGAGCTTTCTCCCCGTGGAAAGCAGGTCTGGGCCGGAGGACTGTTGAGCCTGCACAAGCTTGGCTAACAAGCATAGCGGCTAACTAAGGAACGAGGTGTCGTGCTTGAAAGACCAGCGATTTATTTTTTAGCTCTTAATTTAGCAAGGTTTAACTGAGAACACCGTAGTGCCGTGCGTGGTTTCATAGCTGCCGGATGTAACGATGCTGCATCTCTGTTCTGGTGGCCAGTTTGCCGAAGCTTTGCACGGCTTCATTGAGGAGCGCGGCCTGTCAGATCTGAAGGTCTGGTCCAGCCAGCTGCGGAGGAGCATCCAGACAGCGGAAACTCTTGGCGTTCCCTATGAACAGTGGAAGATCCTGAACGAGATCGATGCTGTAAGTATTGCAGCATGACCCATCTGTAGCTCCGGATTAAAGAattccacattttgttaaactgaaacacaaacgaagataattttttgtttgtattattaaCAGAATTTTAAGTAGGATTTTCCCAATGCAAATCTACACCGTTGAAGAAAAAAGATCGCAGTGAATAAACTGTTCTTTGCATTTCAGGGAATATGTGAGGAAATGACCTATGAGATGATTCAGAAGTCTTTGCCAGAAGAGTTTGCACTGAGGGACCAGGACAAGTACCATTACAGATACCCTGGAGGAGAGGTGCAAGTCTCCCCTTCCTCTCAGCACCACAGAAATCTGCGTTACTGCGCAGACGTTAAAGCTATATgcgatttttacattttaagtcaAAGTATCTAAATTTCCAGACTTCTTACAACTTTGTCCATGGTCCCTTGGTGCAGTCCTATCAGGACCTGGTCCAGCGCCTGGAGCCGGTCATCatggagctggagcagcaggGCAACGTGCTGGTCATCTGCCACCAGGCGGTCATGAGATGCCTCCTAGCTTACTTTCTGGATAAGAATGCAGGTGTCTCTCcaccacacacgtacacaccctcatacacaaCACCACCTCTCATACAGAGTAGCACCGTGTAAGACCTCCGATGCAATTACTGCTTTGAAAACGCAAAAGGGGAGACAGAGTTTCAAGTCTAAAAGAAACACTGAAGTGAGTGCACCTTTTGAAGCAATTTcttggaacttttttttttttttgcacttgcATTTTTAGATAAGTGGCTCTCCTTGGATTTCATCGCACGAGGCTGCATTGATCCACAATGTTGGCATCAAATCAaggatttagttttttttgttttttttttctccagaccATTCTGTTATattgccatatatatatatataaaaataactaaatacacacgcactcatccACTCAGTAACACATCAaatacacaccctcatacatactaacaccacacacacacacctttgtgctcacacacactcttggcACTTTCATGGCTTTTGTATCTGTTCTCATCTGTCTCATTCTGCATTCCACAGATGACCTCCCGTACTTAAAGTGTCCCCTCCACACTGTTCTGAAACTCACTCCTGTGGCTTACGGTAGGTGCTTCAGTACTGCAGCCCTTCCCACACACGGTTCTTCCACCATCACATGCCTGCCTACTGCTGATTCATCCCTGGCTTGTTTGCATCTCTAGGCTGCAAAGTGGAAACCTTTTACCTGAATGTGGAGGCGGTGAACACCCACCGCGACAGACCATTGGTAAGTCAGCCTCTGCCCCGT
The Electrophorus electricus isolate fEleEle1 chromosome 20, fEleEle1.pri, whole genome shotgun sequence genome window above contains:
- the phtf1 gene encoding putative homeodomain transcription factor 1, which codes for MSRIAWYQEKIGAYDQQIWEKSLEQAELKGIRNKPKKTGHIKPDLIDVDLVRGSTFSKAKPESPWTALTRKGLVRVLLYPFFFKWWIQVTSKCIATSILVLYFLQVAAVVLYVEVPAATASEVLGPMCLMLLLGTVHCQIVSTESCRSFDSNPLNVQVPGRAPSCPTSPARRKRHRKSRGVKRADHRDGGGVELKAWHLKQNQRFYRSQKNRSFLGRSAEGLSEDLSTEEEEAEKAGRPGNDLAPSPHAKRAPALRKRFQSPAECPTTLSSQRQEEDHAMTTVTTATPSQVEQSQPSESSRPASDSEDMLWEEFLQGPDSASSASSYSEEEGLHHHNHTVPPPAVLTSDDEEAFSQHQLSWLQVCHPSEDRVSAIIWEQGECKKADMSVLEISGIILTRVKLVEQGLGYLVLGGLITATLTLLPFCFRLTQQLDAMRLTSVTLRELVVMAAGMPSLFSCMFFFITAVERVFLTSLFFFMMCVAERTYKQRLLFAKLFSHITSARKAKKSEIPHFRLKKVQNIKMWLSLRSFLKRRGPQRSVDVIVSSIFLLALSIAFTICAQLLHSHHTFLDWESNWELLVWGVALLGFLLRLATLGTETNHKYSNASVLLTEQINLYLKMEKKPAKKDELSIVNNVLKLATKLLKELDTPFRLLGLTVNPLIYNITRVVILSAISAVVSDLLGFNIRLWKIKP
- the pfkfb2b gene encoding 6-phosphofructo-2-kinase/fructose-2,6-bisphosphatase 2 isoform X2 — translated: MSACLQRETGLPGSGDAKRADTRANGKKCSWASYMTNSPTLIVMIGLPARGKTYMSKKLTRYLNWIGVPTKVFNLGVYRRDAVKAYKSYDFFRHDNEEAMRIRKHCALVALRDVKTYLTEGGQIAVFDGTNTTRERRDLILNFVKENAFKVFFVESVCDDPDVIAANILCVQMISVYVQEVKVSSPDYPEAHRERVMDDFLKRIECYQVTYQPLDPDDYDKYLSFIKVMNVGRRFLVNRVQDYIQSKIVYYLMNIRVHSHCIYLCRHGESDHNVQARIGGDSELSPRGKQFAEALHGFIEERGLSDLKVWSSQLRRSIQTAETLGVPYEQWKILNEIDAGICEEMTYEMIQKSLPEEFALRDQDKYHYRYPGGETSYNFVHGPLVQSYQDLVQRLEPVIMELEQQGNVLVICHQAVMRCLLAYFLDKNADDLPYLKCPLHTVLKLTPVAYGCKVETFYLNVEAVNTHRDRPLGKARRSPATLLLRRNSYTPLSSHDQESLREGIVSDSSEDVADCFYF
- the pfkfb2b gene encoding 6-phosphofructo-2-kinase/fructose-2,6-bisphosphatase 2 isoform X3, translated to MSACLQRETGLPGSGDAKRADTRANGKKCSWASYMTNSPTLIVMIGLPARGKTYMSKKLTRYLNWIGVPTKVFNLGVYRRDAVKAYKSYDFFRHDNEEAMRIRKHCALVALRDVKTYLTEGGQIAVFDGTNTTRERRDLILNFVKENAFKVFFVESVCDDPDVIAANILCVQMISVYVQEVKVSSPDYPEAHRERVMDDFLKRIECYQVTYQPLDPDDYDKYLSFIKVMNVGRRFLVNRVQDYIQSKIVYYLMNIRVHSHCIYLCRHGESDHNVQARIGGDSELSPRGKQFAEALHGFIEERGLSDLKVWSSQLRRSIQTAETLGVPYEQWKILNEIDAGICEEMTYEMIQKSLPEEFALRDQDKYHYRYPGGETSYNFVHGPLVQSYQDLVQRLEPVIMELEQQGNVLVICHQAVMRCLLAYFLDKNADDLPYLKCPLHTVLKLTPVAYGCKVETFYLNVEAVNTHRDRPLESLREGIVSDSSEDVADCFYF
- the pfkfb2b gene encoding 6-phosphofructo-2-kinase/fructose-2,6-bisphosphatase 2 isoform X1: MSACLQRETGLPGSGDAKRADTRANGKKCSWASYMTNSPTLIVMIGLPARGKTYMSKKLTRYLNWIGVPTKVFNLGVYRRDAVKAYKSYDFFRHDNEEAMRIRKHCALVALRDVKTYLTEGGQIAVFDGTNTTRERRDLILNFVKENAFKVFFVESVCDDPDVIAANILEVKVSSPDYPEAHRERVMDDFLKRIECYQVTYQPLDPDDYDKYLSFIKVMNVGRRFLVNRVQDYIQSKIVYYLMNIRVHSHCIYLCRHGESDHNVQARIGGDSELSPRGKQFAEALHGFIEERGLSDLKVWSSQLRRSIQTAETLGVPYEQWKILNEIDAGICEEMTYEMIQKSLPEEFALRDQDKYHYRYPGGESYQDLVQRLEPVIMELEQQGNVLVICHQAVMRCLLAYFLDKNADDLPYLKCPLHTVLKLTPVAYGCKVETFYLNVEAVNTHRDRPLGKARRSPATLLLRRNSYTPLSSHDQVKRPRLYSAGNRPWLPLVPSPSALHVPDTPAGVLLSQESLREGIVSDSSEDVADCFYF